One Rhododendron vialii isolate Sample 1 chromosome 2a, ASM3025357v1 genomic region harbors:
- the LOC131311442 gene encoding protein DESIGUAL 2-like: MAKNMGIIVCLLIIILDIVAGLLGIEAELAQNKMKHMKVWIFECREPSYQAFKLGLAAAALLSLAHAISNLLGGCICISSKEALGKASPNRQLAAVSLVFSWIIVAVAFSMLIIGALTNSRSRKSCGLPHHRLLSIGGILCFIHAVLAIVYYASATGTAREEKIHHGTAREEKIHQHGTHV, from the exons ATGGCAAAGAACATGGGCATAATTGTATGCCTCTTAATCATCATCCTGGACATCGTAGCGGGCCTACTCGGCATTGAAGCTGAGTTAGCTCAGAACAAG ATGAAACATATGAAGGTATGGATATTTGAGTGTAGAGAACCAAGCTATCAAGCTTTCAAGCTAGGGTTGGCTGCAGCAGCACTTCTATCCCTAGCCCATGCCATTTCTAACTTACTTGGTGGCTGCATCTGCATCTCGTCCAAGGAAGCACTGGGCAAAGCATCTCCTAACAGGCAATTGGCAGCGGTCTCCCTCGTCTTCTCTTG GATTATAGTAGCAGTTGCATTCTCAATGTTGATTATTGGGGCACTAACAAATTCAAGGTCAAGAAAATCTTGTGGATTACCGCACCATCGTCTTCTGTCTATAGGAGGGATCTTGTGCTTCATTCATGCAGTTTTAGCAATTGTCTATTATGCTTCAGCCACTGGTACAGCTAGAGAAGAGAAGATTCATCATGGAACAGCTAGAGAAGAGAAGATTCATCAACATGGAACCCACGTTTGA